The Nostoc sp. NIES-3756 DNA window CTTTTTTGATACTCTTCCTTATTGCCTTTCCGTAAAAACATCTCTGCTGCTGTCTGAAAATCTTGAATTGCTGATTGTATATTTCCTGTTTTTTCATAAACTCCACCTCGATTAGTATAAAAACTAGGTTCTTCAGGATTAAGTTCTATAGCTTTAGTAAAATCTTTGATTGCCGACTGAAAACTATTTAAATTAAAGTTGGCAAATCCCCGAAGATTATAGTAGTTAGCATCGCTGGGATTTATTTGTATAGCTTTATTAAGATCATTAACTACAGTTTGATAGCTTTTAAGTTGATAAAAAGCAAGACCTCGATTACTATAAAAATATGAAATACTAGAATCAAGGGCAATAGCTTTATTAAAGCTTTCAACTGCTAATGTATAATTTTTTATGCGATGATAAGTAACTCCTATTGTATTATAATATTCTGATTTATAAGGAGCTAAATAAATTGCTTGTTTATAATTATTAAGTGCAAATTCATATTTTTTAATTTGGCTATAAGCCAGTCCTCTTTGGTAATAAATTTCTGCATCCTTCTGAATTAAGCTAAGTGCTTGATTATAGTCACTAATAGCTGTAACATATTGACCATTTTTAGCTTTTGTTTTGCCTCTTTCAAAGTACGCTTTAGTAAGAAATTTATTAACTATATTTGTATTTTGATAATTAATTATAAGTACATTTTCAAAATCATTAATGGCTTGTTCATATTTTCTTTTACGGTAGTTTTTTATTCCTCTTTGATAAAATATTTGACTCCTGTAATCTAAACTTATAGATTTATTAGAGATTTTTATTTTTCCCTTTGATGGTTCTAAAAATTGTTGACTATACCAATTTATTGTAAAAAAAGGAATAAAAACATCTAAAATTATAATTTTGATTAATAAAATACCTATTAAAGAAATAGAATATGCTATTAATTTGTTTTTCTTAGTAAAAATAAAAGTTAGATAATTATGAATAGCTTTTATAATTGCATATTTTTTTTTATTTATAGATTGAATTAGATTCTTTTGTTCTAGCTTTATTATTAATTTTATCTTCTTAGTAACGGAAGAGAAATTTGAATTTGATATTTGTTGTTGCAATTGTAATTCTATTTGTGCAGGTGTAATATAATTAGTAATATTTGGAAAAATGTCACATCCTAATTGATTTGTACGTTCGCACCAATAGCAATTACCATAAATTTTGCTATAGGAATGATTTGCGATATGAACACAAGTTTTCAAATCAGAAAGAGCTAATTTTAGCGCATTACACCAATCTTGTGCAGATGGACGTAATATAGGTGAATTATGCCCATCATTAAAACATTTTAAAAATAATTTCTGAATTTCAGGGTGGACAACCTTTAGAGGAATTATATTTTGAGTAAGTTGTAGAGGAGTGTTTCGTCCATATAACCAAAAACCTTGGCGAATAAGCTCATTCTGTTCTGGCACATCTCCATAACCAGTCCACTTTCCTATGAATGGATGGTAGCCAAATAGTAAATGATGAATTACTACAGCTAGCCTAAAGCGGTCATGGTATCTAGTTTGATTAATAGAAGATAAATTTTTATTCAGCAATTCAGGAGGAGTAAAACCTTCTAGACCAACAGCACAACGGTAAATTATTCCCTCAATAGAGTCACTGACTTGAAAAGAGTCAGTATCAATAATAGAAATCAATCCTTGATCATTTACCAAGATATTTTTTGGATTTATATCGCCAACAATATAGCCTTTAGCATGAAGCTCACTGATGATTAAAGCAAGATTATATGCAGCTGTATGTAAGTAATACCAGTTAAAGCCTGGAGCTTGCTTTAAACGATATTGAGGGTTATAAACATATAGAAGTTCTTTTGCTTGGTTAATAGCAGGCATTATAAAACCAACACAATTGCCATTGCCATCCATTAGCAAGTCTTTCACCCAAGCAATAGAAATATGATTTTGAGTATTAGTTGGATCTTCTGGTGGATTGGCCAACATTAATTGTAGTTTTTTTAAATGCTCTGGCTTGGGAAAATGATAAATTTTAGCTAAATATCCGCTAAAATTAGTTTGCCAAACTTCTCCTTCACCGCTACTAGCCAACCTTTTTTCTAAGGAAATGTAACGTCCTTTGCTATCATAGTAATAAGTCATAATAGAGTAATTTTAAACATACTTCCAAATTTAATGATATGACAGTAACTCAGCAGTGAAACAACCTAAACAAAAGCCAAACAGAGCCGTACCAAAAGTCCACGCTATAACTTCTCTAATTTGATATATATTTTTTAATCTTTTTTTTAAAGTCTTACCTTCTAAAGATGGATGTAAAATCTTGTACCTACTTATATTTTTTTTAAAAAACCATCGTAGTACTTTGTTAAAAGTAATTAAAGAGATTAAAACAAGAGATATTAATATAATTACCAAAAAAATTAAAACTAAAATACCTTGCTGTTTTGAAAAAAGGCGAAATAAACAGCCAGCAAATACATGAGATATAAAACTAACAGTTATAAAATCTCCAGGAATTTCTTTATCTATTTCTTGTTGACTAAAATTGGATTTTACATAGGGTTTAGATGTATCAGTTTTTTCCGAAATCAGTTCTTCATAATAACATAATAGTAAGGTTTTATCATCATCGCTATGATCATTAAAATATTCTGATATTAACAATTTTTCAACATCTTTTTTTTCTTGAACAAGATTTTCAGCTATTGCTACACCATCTTCAAAAGGTTTAAAAAAACCTTTAAAAGGTTCCCAATTTTGCAGGTTGATTGCTAGTCGTTCTAAACCGTCTGTTGAAGCACAAATAAATTTTATCTTATTTGATATTACATCTATTTTCATCTCAAGCTGTGCATTTTGAGATGTCACAAAATTTGTTTCATTTACGTATTCTCCTTTATCAGGTTTAAATAATAATTTATAATTTGAACTTATAGGGCGTATTACAATAAAACCATCACCAATCTGCATTGCAGCAATCCAATAAGGAGTGGCAATAAATGCTAACAGAGTACAAGCTAATTCATGTATTGTATATTTTTCATACTCTGCTTTTTCCTTTAAATTTTCCTTAACTTTAAAGTAGACTCCATAAAAAATTTCCTTAGCCAATTCTTTAGATATTGCATGTTGTAAATTTTTTTCGTTATATTCTTCAATCCATGTTTTTAAATATAAAAGGGTAGTTTGTACTGATAATTCAGCACCAATTTGAGAGTATTTAGCACTACCTGCACCATCTGCTACTGCACCTATAATTACATCTTCAACAGTGCAAAAGTTACTATAATCTTGACATAGCTTTCCATATTTAATATGACTAGCTCCTGGTACAGAGCTTGCAATAGGTTTCCACACAGTAATATATCCTCTTAAACATGTGCTTGACACCAACCCACAGGAGGAAGAGATACCATTCCACTTCCCGGCTTACTATTAGAAACTTGTCTTATTGATTGACTTAGCCAGACAAACATATTTTTAAAATCCAGCCCATTCAACAATAATGGAGGACGCTCAGGTGTCGCAATTTGGTTAAGAATATTCATATCTGCGCCTTTAACACCAACGGCAAAGAAACAAATTTTACGATTTATATCCGCATTCCTAACACGTTGTGCGGTATTTTTCCAATTATCAGTTGGTGCGCCATCAGTAATCAGCCATACCCAAGGGCGATAATATTGAATACCGCTATCCCTATAAATTTCTTTACGCTCTTCTAACAAATCCAAACCATACTCAATTGCTTCTCCCATAGGAGTTGCACCAGAAGCTTCTAGCAGAGGTGGCATAAATTGATCAATAGTTACAAAACTTTGAACCAAACTTACTGAACCGCCAAAACTAATGATAGCAACTTCTACTCTCAAAGAGGCTAACCCGTCTTCTTTTACACATTCTTTAAATGTAAAAATCCCTTTGTTTAACTCTTGAATTGCTTGGCCATCCATTGAACCAGAAGAGTCAAGTAATAATATCACAGGGCATCGTGGTTCGGGGTTGAAAACAAATTCTGGTTTTCCTACAGGCATTTGTCTTTATACTTAAATACTTGCAATTACCATTATCTGTACTGATTTTGAACTTCAAAACGGTATAAATACATAACTTTACTATTTCTTAATAAGCATAGGTTAAAATCCTTATAGTGTAGGCTTTTATAAATCCATAAAAATTTGCTTGTTTCAGTTTTTACTCATTTTGTGATTCGATTGGTAAATCATAACTTAATCTAAAATTTATACCAAAGAATAAAAGTGTAGGAACAGAAAACTAAAATAAAATGGCGCAGTAAGCTCCTTTTATATTGAACTTGATTGGTACTTTCTGTTGATAAAGAATACGATGTCAATAAATCTCTCATATCAATTTAGATTTATTTAATCACCCAAACTATTACAATGTTTCAGTTTACGTTTTCACTTTTTGTTTATAATTTTAGTTTTTGTTAGACAATTGACTTTCAAATAAGTAAGCACAAACAAACTAAATTATGTAAAGAAAAATGAATCAACTTAAAACCTTCTTCTCTCGTGCTTCTTGCCTTACTCTAGCGATAATTTTTTCTAACCACCAACTTATGAGTTAAATTAAAGTGTCAAAATTAACCTCATTATTGTTTGCCTAAAGTTATAATACAGGAACAAATTTACAGCTTCATACAAGTGCTAAAGTTTCCTCTGTGTTCGATTCATCTCTTACTCTGAAATAGTAATAAAGATTCGCAATGGTCATATCAGAGGCTTGTTGTAGGTTTCTCTGAACTAATCTATTGTGACCAGTAGCATGAGCTTGTTGGTTGATATAGACTTCGTACTCCTGACGCAAAACAGGTTTGAACAAGAATATTAATTGATCAAGGATAGAGTAGAAATGTGAATTTTTAGCTAAATCTTCGTATATTAATTCTTCGGGAGGTACTAATGGTACCGTTGTAGATTGATGAGTATCTAAAAAACTAGCTAGTTCTAATGTATTCCAATTCTTTCTAGCTAAGAGTTTCATTTCCATCTCTGAAAGTGAGTGTACCCAATCAACCTGTGCTTGCCATATCTCCAAAATGGCTAAATCATGTTTGCAAATCCGGCTAATTTCAGGAAAAAGAAAACTAAGCTCATCATATGATTCACAATTATTAATTACTGTACATATTTGTTCCTTAATTTTATTCCTGAGATGGCAAAGTTGATCACTAACAGCTAGCACCTCATTTTGTATTTGATATGTCACAATAATTGCTTGTTCAATTGCCCAAGCACATTCAAATCTGCGAAGTTGCCCAGGTGCAGAGGTTGCCTCCAATGATTGAGAATTAATATAATCTTCTAATACCTTAAACAACATTTCCCTTGCGCTATCAAATTCAGCATATCTATGACTAGTATTTTGTATTGTTAATGCTGTTTGTAAGCGATTAATTGCTTCTATAAACACTTTATATGCTTGTAGTAAAATTGTACAATGCTGTTTAAAATTATCATTGTAAACTACTTCTTTGACAATTTGCCGAATTTCAGACTTTTGGTTTTTAAAAATCTGTTGTAAATCAATAAAACCATTTCTGACTTCTAGCTGCATTTCCTCAGCTTTTTTTTTAAGTTTTAGTGCTTGGTGTAACTTCACTGCCTCTAGTGCAATACTAGGTGTTCTGCTCAACTCAATCAAGGCTATAGTTGCTTGTAAAACTTCTAAGTTTGTTTGAAGTGATTGTAAAGCAGCCCTTACAAAACCATTTTGTTGAGATATTTCGGAGGAAGTTATATGATTTTGCACCATGTATACCCCTGTCATCAAGAATTGAACGGGTACAACAAGTGGTGATATAGGATAACTGTCAACTAGAATTCCATCTGCATGAGCAACAAAACTTCCAGATACAGTATCTCGTACTATACCAATAGAAATTCCATTACTTAATATTTCTGTGTATTTACCAACTTCAATGCCAGCTTTAATAGCAGGTGTAAATTCAAACAGCATATTGTACTTCGGAAAAGGTAGATGTTGCACCTGGACAGAGGAACCCTAAAGAATATGGAGAGTAAGGAGATAGGAAAAACCTATGCTACTACCTACAATAATTACCTTCATAAATAATATCCTCAGTATTATCACTAAATTATGCTATTACTGGTATTAACTGAGATGTTGCAAAATGCGGCACTTTATAAACCTTTACTGATTAATAAGTATTTCAATCCTTAATTCATCTTATTTCTGTCTTAATGCGAACTTGACTTTTAAAAATAAAAAAATTTTATAAAAACATCATGAGTTAATAGAGAGATTAAATAGCACAAAAAGTTAATCTTAGCTTGGAATAATTTACATAATTAGCAATTTAAAATGGTGTATATTCTGTACTTGTATGTCA harbors:
- a CDS encoding tetratricopeptide repeat protein, with protein sequence MTYYYDSKGRYISLEKRLASSGEGEVWQTNFSGYLAKIYHFPKPEHLKKLQLMLANPPEDPTNTQNHISIAWVKDLLMDGNGNCVGFIMPAINQAKELLYVYNPQYRLKQAPGFNWYYLHTAAYNLALIISELHAKGYIVGDINPKNILVNDQGLISIIDTDSFQVSDSIEGIIYRCAVGLEGFTPPELLNKNLSSINQTRYHDRFRLAVVIHHLLFGYHPFIGKWTGYGDVPEQNELIRQGFWLYGRNTPLQLTQNIIPLKVVHPEIQKLFLKCFNDGHNSPILRPSAQDWCNALKLALSDLKTCVHIANHSYSKIYGNCYWCERTNQLGCDIFPNITNYITPAQIELQLQQQISNSNFSSVTKKIKLIIKLEQKNLIQSINKKKYAIIKAIHNYLTFIFTKKNKLIAYSISLIGILLIKIIILDVFIPFFTINWYSQQFLEPSKGKIKISNKSISLDYRSQIFYQRGIKNYRKRKYEQAINDFENVLIINYQNTNIVNKFLTKAYFERGKTKAKNGQYVTAISDYNQALSLIQKDAEIYYQRGLAYSQIKKYEFALNNYKQAIYLAPYKSEYYNTIGVTYHRIKNYTLAVESFNKAIALDSSISYFYSNRGLAFYQLKSYQTVVNDLNKAIQINPSDANYYNLRGFANFNLNSFQSAIKDFTKAIELNPEEPSFYTNRGGVYEKTGNIQSAIQDFQTAAEMFLRKGNKEEYQKRKYKITLIKSLKS
- a CDS encoding PP2C family serine/threonine-protein phosphatase, which produces MWKPIASSVPGASHIKYGKLCQDYSNFCTVEDVIIGAVADGAGSAKYSQIGAELSVQTTLLYLKTWIEEYNEKNLQHAISKELAKEIFYGVYFKVKENLKEKAEYEKYTIHELACTLLAFIATPYWIAAMQIGDGFIVIRPISSNYKLLFKPDKGEYVNETNFVTSQNAQLEMKIDVISNKIKFICASTDGLERLAINLQNWEPFKGFFKPFEDGVAIAENLVQEKKDVEKLLISEYFNDHSDDDKTLLLCYYEELISEKTDTSKPYVKSNFSQQEIDKEIPGDFITVSFISHVFAGCLFRLFSKQQGILVLIFLVIILISLVLISLITFNKVLRWFFKKNISRYKILHPSLEGKTLKKRLKNIYQIREVIAWTFGTALFGFCLGCFTAELLSYH
- a CDS encoding vWA domain-containing protein, which encodes MPVGKPEFVFNPEPRCPVILLLDSSGSMDGQAIQELNKGIFTFKECVKEDGLASLRVEVAIISFGGSVSLVQSFVTIDQFMPPLLEASGATPMGEAIEYGLDLLEERKEIYRDSGIQYYRPWVWLITDGAPTDNWKNTAQRVRNADINRKICFFAVGVKGADMNILNQIATPERPPLLLNGLDFKNMFVWLSQSIRQVSNSKPGSGMVSLPPVGWCQAHV